From Brevibacillus marinus, a single genomic window includes:
- a CDS encoding flagellar hook-associated protein 2, translated as MVSPIRFGGMASGLDTDAIIKELMKVERMPVDRLQRKKTLQEWKRDAYREMNKLLLELQQTVDSLRFTSSFNKKIASSGNDSIVSVKTNGKPGLSTYSIKVNQLAVPATPPVAEFTTAVSDTKTKVNASFTFTIAKTIDGTPKTAEITVGPEDTIENIINRVNNANIGVKASFLNGKLVFSSTDSTAFTITAPTDGSGDALGMNGSVTAEGTTGTPGEVEINGVKHQITSNTFTYDGIEFTVKQVSATPVVVTSKTDEDTVFNAIKAFVDKYNEVIEKINAKISEPKYRGYEPLLDEEREALPEKTADKLEGMAKSGILLRDSILTTGLYNLRAAISTPLQAAGVDKAFDTLAEIGIGGPPTGKYAYMENGKLYIDEEKLRKAISENGDAVAKLFANYSDHDDPATRYKETGIAQRLYDELKKTMDEVTKKAGSSTAVFDDSVIGKAIRDIDDEIDRWEDRLQQIEDRYWKQFTAMEQALTRYNSQSTWFAQMLSQY; from the coding sequence ATGGTGAGTCCCATCAGGTTTGGCGGCATGGCATCCGGGCTGGATACGGATGCGATCATCAAGGAACTGATGAAAGTGGAGCGGATGCCGGTAGACCGGCTGCAGAGAAAGAAGACGCTGCAGGAGTGGAAGCGCGACGCGTACCGGGAGATGAACAAACTGCTGCTGGAGCTGCAGCAAACGGTTGACAGTTTGCGCTTTACCAGTTCTTTCAACAAAAAAATCGCCAGCTCGGGGAACGACAGTATTGTTTCGGTCAAAACCAACGGCAAACCGGGCCTGTCCACGTATTCGATTAAGGTAAACCAACTGGCTGTACCGGCCACTCCGCCTGTGGCTGAATTTACGACAGCGGTCAGCGATACGAAGACGAAAGTAAACGCGTCTTTCACGTTCACGATCGCCAAGACGATTGACGGTACACCGAAGACTGCGGAGATCACCGTAGGGCCGGAGGACACCATCGAAAACATCATCAATAGAGTGAACAACGCCAATATCGGCGTAAAGGCTTCCTTCCTGAACGGCAAGCTCGTCTTCAGTTCCACCGACTCGACCGCCTTCACCATCACCGCTCCGACGGACGGCAGCGGTGATGCACTGGGAATGAACGGCTCGGTTACCGCTGAGGGCACAACCGGCACGCCCGGCGAAGTCGAGATCAATGGCGTCAAACATCAGATTACCAGCAACACGTTTACCTATGACGGGATCGAGTTCACCGTCAAGCAGGTGTCGGCAACCCCCGTCGTGGTGACGAGCAAGACAGACGAGGACACCGTCTTTAACGCAATCAAAGCGTTTGTGGACAAGTACAACGAAGTGATTGAGAAGATCAATGCAAAAATTTCCGAACCCAAGTACAGAGGCTACGAGCCGCTGCTCGATGAAGAGCGGGAAGCGCTGCCGGAAAAGACGGCCGACAAGCTGGAAGGGATGGCGAAAAGCGGGATTCTGCTGCGGGACTCCATCTTGACCACAGGCTTGTACAATTTGCGTGCCGCGATCAGTACGCCGCTGCAGGCAGCGGGGGTTGACAAGGCGTTTGACACGCTGGCCGAGATTGGCATCGGCGGTCCGCCAACCGGCAAGTACGCCTATATGGAAAACGGCAAACTGTACATCGATGAGGAGAAGCTGCGCAAGGCGATCAGCGAGAACGGCGACGCGGTGGCCAAACTGTTCGCCAACTACAGCGACCACGATGATCCGGCAACCCGCTACAAGGAGACAGGGATCGCGCAGCGCCTGTACGACGAACTGAAAAAGACGATGGATGAAGTGACCAAAAAGGCCGGCAGTTCGACAGCGGTCTTTGACGACAGCGTGATCGGCAAAGCGATCCGGGACATTGACGACGAGATTGATCGCTGGGAAGACCGTCTGCAGCAGATCGAAGACCGCTACTGGAAGCAGTTCACCGCGATGGAACAGGCGCTGACCCGGTACAACTCACAGAGTACATGGTTTGCGCAGATGCTGTCTCAATACTAG
- the neuC gene encoding UDP-N-acetylglucosamine 2-epimerase, protein MAKRKICVVTGTRAEYGLLYWLMKEIQDDPDLELQLVVTGMHLSPEFGLTYRTIEEDGFTIHEKVEMLLSSDTPVAVATSIGLGTIGFAGAFDRLQPDIIVLLGDRYEILAAAQAALVARIPIAHLHGGETTEGAIDEAIRHAVTKMSHFHFVSTEAYRRRVIQLGEAPERVYNVGAIGLDNIRKITLLNREELEQSIGFTLGEVNFLITYHPVTLSERSPAESMNELLAALDQFPQAHLIFTKPNSDPGGRVIAKMIDEYVSRHPGRSVAYTSLGQLRYLSAVKHVDVVIGNSSSGIIEVPAFRKPTVNLGDRQRGRVRTSSIIDCREDKSDIVAAINQALSPSFQRQLSELQSPYGEEYVSGKIKDHLKKVALDGVLMKSFFDLPVKEVR, encoded by the coding sequence ATGGCGAAGCGTAAGATCTGCGTCGTCACCGGGACACGCGCCGAATACGGGTTGTTGTACTGGCTGATGAAAGAGATCCAGGATGATCCGGACCTGGAGCTCCAACTTGTCGTTACCGGGATGCATCTCTCTCCCGAGTTTGGCCTAACCTACCGCACCATTGAAGAAGATGGGTTCACGATTCATGAGAAGGTGGAGATGCTGCTTTCCAGTGACACGCCGGTGGCGGTGGCCACGTCGATCGGGCTGGGGACGATCGGATTTGCCGGGGCGTTTGACCGCTTGCAGCCCGATATCATTGTCCTGCTGGGAGATCGCTATGAAATTCTGGCGGCGGCGCAGGCGGCATTGGTGGCGAGAATCCCGATAGCCCATCTGCATGGCGGGGAGACGACGGAGGGAGCGATCGACGAAGCGATTCGGCATGCCGTAACCAAAATGTCCCACTTTCACTTTGTCTCGACGGAAGCGTACCGCCGGCGCGTGATTCAACTCGGCGAGGCCCCGGAACGGGTGTACAACGTTGGGGCAATCGGTTTGGACAATATCCGCAAGATAACGCTGCTTAACCGCGAAGAACTGGAGCAGTCAATCGGTTTCACGCTGGGCGAAGTAAACTTTCTGATCACGTACCACCCTGTGACGTTAAGCGAGAGAAGCCCGGCAGAGTCGATGAACGAGCTGCTGGCGGCACTTGACCAGTTTCCGCAAGCCCATCTGATCTTTACGAAACCAAATTCCGATCCAGGCGGGCGCGTGATTGCGAAGATGATTGACGAGTACGTTTCGCGTCATCCTGGCAGGAGTGTCGCCTATACATCCCTCGGACAGCTCCGCTACCTAAGCGCTGTGAAGCATGTGGATGTGGTGATCGGCAACTCATCCAGCGGCATCATAGAGGTTCCGGCATTTCGCAAGCCAACGGTGAATCTGGGAGACAGACAACGGGGAAGGGTGCGCACATCATCGATCATTGACTGCAGAGAAGACAAATCTGACATCGTAGCTGCCATCAACCAAGCACTCTCCCCGTCGTTTCAACGGCAGTTGAGCGAACTGCAATCTCCTTATGGCGAAGAATACGTGTCGGGGAAAATCAAAGACCATCTAAAAAAAGTTGCACTTGATGGCGTGCTGATGAAGTCCTTTTTTGATCTTCCTGTAAAGGAGGTGCGGTAA
- a CDS encoding motility protein A: MRLHNRRSIVMIGIVLFILIHVVYLHGSIADLINLTAFELVGLSVIISYAIKRKHVQLKPLVRLLIHGRQSNLEETIKRFYYYALVQKEQGHLQLEKELQKEPDSFVRRGSLLAIEGVPEDELRMILENELKGEQFRYQQAGGMFRLIALLAPGLGLVGTLLGMIGVLETLSDFARTGQGLSTAVVATLYGALLANLLALPCYYRLMDIHDREMFEKRIYIEGCLGLQRMETPRVLFEKLNSFLPGDQKLVLVRYPGSMKGRIERQDEHAG, encoded by the coding sequence ATGCGGTTACATAACAGACGTTCCATCGTGATGATCGGGATTGTCCTCTTCATCCTCATTCACGTCGTCTACCTGCACGGCAGCATTGCCGATCTCATCAACCTGACTGCGTTTGAGCTGGTCGGGCTGTCCGTGATCATCTCCTATGCGATCAAGCGCAAACACGTCCAGCTCAAGCCGTTGGTGCGGCTTTTGATTCACGGGCGGCAGAGCAACCTGGAGGAGACGATCAAGCGCTTCTACTACTATGCTTTGGTGCAAAAAGAGCAGGGTCATTTGCAGCTGGAAAAAGAACTGCAGAAAGAGCCGGATTCTTTTGTCAGGCGGGGCAGCCTGCTGGCGATCGAAGGCGTGCCGGAGGACGAGCTGCGCATGATTTTGGAAAACGAGCTGAAAGGGGAGCAGTTTCGCTATCAGCAGGCGGGCGGGATGTTTCGCCTGATCGCTCTGTTGGCGCCGGGGTTGGGCCTGGTCGGAACGCTGCTGGGGATGATCGGCGTCCTGGAGACGCTTTCCGACTTTGCGCGGACGGGGCAGGGGTTGAGCACGGCGGTTGTCGCCACGCTGTACGGCGCGCTGCTGGCCAACCTGTTGGCGCTGCCCTGTTACTACCGGCTGATGGACATCCACGACCGGGAGATGTTTGAGAAGCGGATTTACATCGAAGGGTGCCTCGGCCTGCAGCGGATGGAAACGCCGCGCGTCTTGTTTGAAAAGCTGAACTCCTTTTTGCCCGGTGATCAAAAGCTGGTTTTGGTCCGCTATCCCGGCAGCATGAAAGGCAGGATCGAAAGGCAGGACGAACATGCAGGATGA
- a CDS encoding acetyltransferase → MKKVIVIGGGGHAKVLIDTLQALLIPIIGFTDINDKSETVLGVPFLGSDEQIYRYSPEEVALVNGLGAVGDASLRQNLFETFQQAGYRFATVVHPSAVVSRHTQLGEGVQVMAKAVIQPGTVIGANTIVNTGALLDHDCAVGMHVHVAPGATVCGQVSIGDQVHVGAGATILQGLKIGQGSVVGAGAVVTRSVPPGVTVVGVPARERTKG, encoded by the coding sequence ATGAAAAAGGTCATCGTCATCGGCGGCGGCGGACACGCCAAAGTTTTGATCGACACGCTGCAAGCGCTGCTTATCCCGATCATCGGTTTTACCGATATAAATGATAAGAGCGAAACGGTTTTGGGCGTTCCGTTTCTCGGGTCTGACGAGCAGATCTACCGCTACTCACCTGAAGAAGTAGCATTGGTGAACGGCTTGGGGGCCGTAGGAGATGCGTCCCTCCGCCAAAACCTGTTTGAGACGTTCCAACAGGCCGGATACCGGTTTGCGACTGTGGTGCATCCATCGGCGGTTGTGTCGCGGCACACGCAGCTGGGAGAGGGTGTGCAGGTGATGGCCAAAGCGGTGATCCAGCCGGGGACGGTCATCGGGGCCAACACGATTGTGAACACAGGGGCATTGCTCGACCATGACTGCGCGGTAGGCATGCACGTCCATGTCGCTCCGGGCGCAACAGTATGCGGACAGGTATCGATTGGAGATCAGGTCCACGTGGGAGCGGGCGCAACCATTCTGCAGGGCCTAAAGATTGGACAAGGCAGCGTCGTGGGGGCCGGGGCCGTTGTTACCCGCTCGGTTCCACCGGGGGTAACGGTTGTGGGAGTGCCGGCACGTGAAAGGACAAAGGGGTGA
- the neuB gene encoding N-acetylneuraminate synthase: MPNTFIIAEAGVNHNGSLAIAKDLIRVAAEAGADAVKFQTFQAEKIISRYAEKAAYQKQTTKADESQLEMVKKLELDVAAHLELKAYCDQFQIQFLSTPFDLESVDLLVRQLHVRKLKVPSGEITNGPLLLKVAQTGLPVILSTGMATLAEVEQALGVLAFGYTHSQAQPSLSAFQAAYCSEAGQQALREKVTLLHCTTEYPCPYEEVNLRAMDTLAAAFGLPVGLSDHTAGIAVPIAAAARGAKVIEKHFTLDRNLPGPDHQASLEPAELKEMIRGIRQVEAALGSPVKAPAPSELKNRTVARKSLVAAKAIAPGETYTEENLTCKRPGTGVSPMHYWEWLGKTADKHYQADEVIEE, translated from the coding sequence GTGCCCAACACGTTTATCATCGCGGAAGCAGGGGTCAATCACAACGGCTCGCTGGCCATTGCTAAAGATTTGATTCGGGTGGCTGCGGAAGCGGGAGCGGACGCGGTCAAGTTTCAAACCTTTCAAGCGGAAAAGATCATCAGCCGTTATGCGGAAAAAGCTGCCTATCAAAAGCAGACAACCAAAGCGGACGAATCACAACTGGAGATGGTGAAAAAGCTGGAACTGGATGTCGCCGCTCATCTTGAGCTGAAGGCGTACTGCGACCAGTTCCAGATTCAGTTTTTGTCTACACCGTTTGATCTGGAAAGCGTCGATTTGCTTGTTCGGCAGTTGCATGTGCGGAAGCTAAAAGTACCGTCGGGGGAAATAACCAACGGGCCGCTGCTGTTGAAGGTGGCGCAAACCGGCCTGCCGGTGATCCTTTCTACCGGAATGGCCACCTTGGCGGAGGTGGAACAGGCGCTTGGCGTGCTTGCTTTTGGCTATACCCACAGTCAAGCGCAGCCGTCCCTCTCCGCGTTTCAGGCGGCTTACTGCAGCGAAGCGGGCCAACAAGCACTGCGGGAAAAGGTTACGTTGCTGCACTGCACGACGGAGTACCCTTGTCCGTACGAAGAGGTAAATCTGCGCGCGATGGATACGTTGGCTGCCGCGTTTGGCCTGCCTGTCGGTTTATCCGACCACACGGCGGGGATCGCGGTACCTATCGCCGCTGCCGCCAGAGGGGCAAAGGTGATCGAGAAACACTTCACGCTGGACCGGAACCTGCCGGGGCCGGATCACCAAGCCTCGTTGGAGCCGGCTGAACTGAAGGAGATGATTCGCGGCATCCGTCAAGTGGAAGCGGCACTTGGTTCGCCGGTTAAGGCACCTGCGCCATCTGAACTGAAGAACCGAACGGTTGCCCGGAAAAGTCTGGTGGCTGCCAAAGCGATCGCGCCCGGAGAAACATACACGGAAGAGAACCTGACCTGTAAACGGCCGGGAACCGGTGTTTCTCCCATGCACTATTGGGAATGGCTGGGCAAAACGGCGGACAAGCACTATCAGGCAGACGAAGTGATAGAGGAATGA
- a CDS encoding OmpA family protein yields MQDERFYDEKELEKSWLISYSDLISLLFVIIVIIAATSSSHIDSKLREVEQATSEQQAALREAIESKDMLELEKLKLQREIALLEQRQRQLAAQIEAVRTEEDDASKRLDIVRNQLAAALDEQNIQFEQTPEGLMIRLPENILFASGSAELRASGKAVIASVAEVLQRFPHLVRIEGYTDNVPITSGWYRSNWELSAARALAVMRELVDEHQLPASRFLLAGLGELNPVADNTTEENRARNRRVEMVILPDLQQAVQ; encoded by the coding sequence ATGCAGGATGAACGCTTTTACGACGAAAAAGAACTGGAGAAAAGCTGGCTGATCAGCTACAGCGACTTGATCTCGCTGTTGTTCGTCATCATTGTGATCATTGCCGCCACCTCTTCTTCGCACATTGACAGCAAGCTGCGGGAAGTGGAGCAGGCAACAAGCGAGCAGCAGGCTGCCCTGCGGGAGGCGATCGAGAGCAAGGACATGCTGGAGTTGGAGAAGCTCAAGCTGCAGCGGGAGATCGCCCTGCTGGAACAGCGGCAGCGGCAGTTGGCGGCCCAGATCGAGGCGGTGCGGACGGAGGAGGACGATGCCAGCAAGCGGCTGGACATCGTGCGGAACCAACTGGCCGCTGCCCTGGATGAGCAGAACATCCAGTTTGAACAGACGCCGGAGGGACTGATGATCCGCCTGCCGGAGAACATCCTGTTTGCCAGCGGCTCGGCCGAACTGCGCGCAAGCGGCAAAGCGGTGATCGCCTCGGTGGCGGAAGTGCTGCAGCGGTTTCCCCACCTCGTGCGGATCGAGGGGTATACCGACAACGTGCCGATCACATCCGGCTGGTATCGCAGCAACTGGGAACTGTCGGCGGCACGCGCCTTGGCGGTGATGCGCGAACTGGTCGACGAGCACCAGCTGCCCGCTTCCCGCTTTCTGTTGGCGGGACTGGGCGAACTGAACCCGGTCGCCGACAATACGACCGAAGAAAATCGCGCCCGCAACCGCAGGGTGGAAATGGTGATTTTACCCGATCTGCAGCAGGCGGTCCAGTAA
- the flaG gene encoding flagellar protein FlaG — translation MRIEANSSVGNVSSPYTDAAASGGIQTEIPPVQERGGDESLAKKPNKSNLQREIDSLNKWLQSHGTHIKFTLHEELNEYYVQVVNDETNEVIREIPPKKILDISAKLQEMIGLLVDEKR, via the coding sequence ATGAGGATCGAAGCGAACAGCTCTGTCGGGAACGTCTCTTCGCCGTACACCGACGCAGCAGCCTCAGGCGGCATTCAGACGGAGATCCCGCCAGTGCAAGAGCGGGGTGGAGACGAGAGTCTGGCCAAAAAACCGAACAAATCCAATCTGCAAAGGGAGATCGACAGCCTCAACAAGTGGCTGCAATCGCACGGCACCCACATCAAGTTTACGCTGCATGAAGAATTAAACGAATACTACGTGCAGGTCGTCAACGACGAGACCAACGAAGTGATCCGGGAGATACCGCCCAAGAAAATCCTGGACATTTCCGCAAAGCTGCAGGAGATGATCGGGCTGCTCGTTGACGAAAAGAGATAG
- the fliS gene encoding flagellar export chaperone FliS, which yields MLHNAAQVYQNNQVTTATPAELTLMLYNGAIRFLKQAKAAIREQNVEQAHRCCLRVQDILYELMSTLNKEYPIAEDFLRMYDYMLRRMIEANVKKDAVILSEVEDLFVQFRDTWKEAMALAKQQG from the coding sequence GTGTTACACAACGCGGCCCAGGTTTACCAGAACAATCAGGTTACCACTGCCACTCCTGCGGAACTGACGTTAATGCTGTACAACGGAGCCATCCGATTCCTCAAGCAGGCGAAGGCGGCGATAAGAGAACAGAACGTGGAGCAAGCACACCGGTGCTGTCTGCGGGTGCAGGACATCCTGTACGAGCTGATGTCGACGCTGAACAAGGAGTACCCGATTGCCGAGGACTTCCTCAGAATGTATGACTACATGCTGCGCAGGATGATCGAGGCCAACGTGAAAAAGGATGCGGTGATCCTCAGCGAGGTGGAGGACCTGTTTGTCCAGTTCCGCGATACGTGGAAAGAAGCGATGGCCCTGGCCAAGCAGCAAGGGTGA
- a CDS encoding flagellar protein FliT, which translates to MSSLSSLCERLLETTLELEALVNQPDSDAELWGALLEEREGIMSEISRMLSAGEALSPALREQYVAKADEANRRIFSQMTARKDALYEQMIQLQRAKQVRRQYANLGPNGYGAFFDKRK; encoded by the coding sequence ATGTCGTCGCTAAGCTCGTTATGCGAACGCCTGCTGGAGACGACGCTGGAACTGGAAGCGCTCGTCAATCAGCCCGATTCTGACGCTGAGTTGTGGGGGGCCCTGCTGGAAGAGCGAGAGGGAATCATGAGCGAGATTTCCCGCATGCTGTCCGCGGGGGAAGCGCTGTCTCCTGCCCTGCGCGAACAATATGTGGCCAAGGCGGATGAGGCAAACCGCAGAATCTTCTCCCAGATGACTGCACGCAAGGATGCGCTCTATGAACAGATGATTCAATTACAGCGAGCCAAACAGGTGCGGCGGCAGTACGCCAATCTAGGCCCGAATGGCTACGGCGCTTTCTTTGACAAACGCAAATAA
- a CDS encoding nucleotidyltransferase family protein, which translates to MVSPDTPILKTLEIIDASARQIALVVDRDERLLGTVTDGDVRRGLLKGKSLQDPVSQVMNPYPTVASPYDSRENILALMKIKQLKQIPVVDEDGRVLHVEILQELLRPVRKENTVVLMAGGFGTRLRPLTQECPKPLLKVGDKPILETILHNFIEHGFYRFYISVHYKAEMIQQYFGDGSRWNVEIQYLHEDESLGTAGALSLLPERPASPFFVMNGDLLTKVNFEQLLDFHTVHRAKATMCVREYEHQVPYGVVRLNRHQLLGIEEKPVQRFFVNAGIYVLDPSVLDLIPRRTYFDMPSLFDALVKRQEQTIAFPIREYWLDIGRMGDFERANLEFAEVFG; encoded by the coding sequence ATGGTTTCACCGGATACCCCGATTCTCAAAACGTTGGAGATTATTGATGCCAGCGCCCGGCAAATCGCGCTGGTTGTCGATCGTGACGAGCGTCTCCTCGGTACGGTAACCGATGGAGATGTTCGCCGCGGTCTGCTCAAGGGAAAGTCACTCCAAGATCCTGTATCCCAGGTGATGAATCCGTATCCAACGGTTGCCTCACCGTATGACAGCAGAGAGAACATTCTTGCGTTAATGAAGATTAAACAGTTGAAGCAGATTCCGGTCGTGGATGAAGACGGGCGGGTGCTGCATGTGGAAATCCTGCAAGAGCTGCTGCGGCCGGTCAGAAAAGAGAACACCGTCGTGCTGATGGCCGGCGGTTTTGGCACGCGGCTGCGCCCGCTCACCCAGGAATGCCCCAAGCCGCTGCTCAAAGTGGGCGACAAGCCGATTTTGGAGACGATTTTACACAATTTCATCGAACATGGCTTTTACCGCTTTTACATATCGGTTCATTACAAGGCAGAGATGATCCAGCAGTATTTTGGCGACGGCTCCCGTTGGAATGTGGAGATTCAGTACCTGCATGAAGACGAGTCTCTGGGTACGGCGGGCGCATTAAGCCTGCTTCCGGAACGGCCGGCGTCTCCCTTCTTTGTCATGAACGGCGACTTGCTGACCAAGGTGAATTTTGAACAGCTGCTTGATTTCCACACTGTGCATCGGGCCAAGGCGACGATGTGTGTCAGGGAATACGAGCACCAGGTGCCGTACGGTGTTGTCAGACTCAATCGGCACCAGCTGCTGGGGATCGAAGAGAAGCCGGTACAGCGTTTTTTTGTCAACGCCGGGATCTACGTACTGGACCCTTCTGTCCTTGACTTGATTCCGCGCCGTACATATTTTGACATGCCCAGTTTGTTTGACGCATTGGTAAAGCGGCAGGAGCAAACCATCGCGTTTCCGATCCGAGAATACTGGCTGGACATCGGCAGGATGGGCGATTTTGAGAGAGCCAATCTGGAGTTCGCGGAGGTATTCGGGTGA
- a CDS encoding cytidylyltransferase domain-containing protein, translating into MIQGKTVLAVIPARGGSKGVPRKNIRQLAGKPLIAWTIEAAQQSAYLDRIVVSTEDEEIAEVARQYGAEIPFLRPRELAQDDTPGIDPVLHAVECLPFYDFVVLLQPTSPLREASDIDRCIEMCVSRGERACVSVTAADKPPQWMYQLDRDFRLQPIVPQAQLLTRRQDAPHVFVLNGAVYVAQTEWLKRSRSFLTENTAAYVMPKERSLDIDSELDLRIAAELLKATT; encoded by the coding sequence GTGATACAGGGAAAAACCGTATTGGCGGTCATCCCCGCACGGGGCGGTTCCAAAGGGGTGCCGCGAAAAAATATTCGGCAGCTGGCGGGCAAACCGCTGATTGCCTGGACCATCGAGGCGGCGCAGCAGTCGGCTTATCTGGATCGGATCGTCGTATCCACCGAGGATGAGGAGATCGCTGAGGTTGCCAGGCAATACGGAGCAGAGATTCCGTTTCTGCGTCCGCGAGAGTTGGCGCAGGACGATACACCGGGGATCGATCCGGTCCTCCACGCCGTAGAATGCCTGCCTTTTTACGATTTTGTCGTCCTGCTGCAGCCTACTTCGCCGCTGCGTGAAGCAAGCGATATCGACCGTTGTATCGAGATGTGTGTTTCGCGGGGAGAGCGGGCCTGCGTCTCGGTCACCGCAGCGGACAAGCCGCCGCAGTGGATGTACCAGTTGGATCGGGATTTCCGCCTGCAGCCGATTGTCCCGCAAGCGCAGCTGCTCACCAGAAGACAGGATGCACCCCACGTTTTTGTGTTAAACGGAGCTGTCTATGTCGCGCAAACAGAGTGGCTCAAACGCAGCCGTTCGTTCTTGACGGAAAATACCGCTGCGTATGTGATGCCGAAAGAACGATCACTGGACATTGACAGCGAACTCGATCTTCGCATCGCAGCGGAACTGCTGAAAGCCACCACCTGA
- a CDS encoding basic amino acid ABC transporter substrate-binding protein has protein sequence MKKYGWKRSWLLALVALLSFALLAAGCGSSQSTAGNQQQAAGGEQSGAGESGAQSGGNAAEKTYIVGTDAIYPPFEKMEADKISGFDIDVINAVAEAAGLKIEVRHTGWDPLFDGIEKGTVDVAISAITITDERKQKYDFTEPYFEANQLIMVAEDSPVSKLADLQGMTIGVQGGTTGAIAVKKAFGDTYQGLREYDDTPSAVDDFFNGRVQAVVADNGVLSLYTKTAADKKFKLVKDDSFEKEYYGIMVKKGNTELLEKLNQGLKTIQENGTLDNIYKQYFTE, from the coding sequence ATGAAAAAGTATGGTTGGAAGCGAAGTTGGTTGCTGGCACTGGTTGCGCTGCTCAGTTTTGCGCTCCTGGCGGCGGGCTGCGGCTCGAGCCAGTCCACGGCGGGCAATCAGCAGCAAGCTGCGGGCGGCGAACAGTCCGGTGCAGGCGAATCGGGTGCGCAGTCGGGTGGAAACGCGGCGGAGAAGACCTATATTGTCGGGACGGACGCGATCTACCCGCCGTTTGAAAAAATGGAAGCGGACAAGATCTCCGGCTTTGACATCGATGTGATCAACGCCGTCGCCGAGGCGGCCGGGCTGAAGATCGAGGTCAGACATACCGGTTGGGACCCGCTGTTTGACGGGATTGAGAAAGGAACGGTCGACGTCGCCATTTCCGCGATTACGATCACCGACGAACGCAAACAAAAATACGACTTTACCGAGCCGTACTTTGAGGCAAACCAGCTGATCATGGTGGCGGAAGATTCCCCGGTGAGCAAGCTGGCGGACCTGCAAGGAATGACCATCGGCGTACAAGGGGGGACTACCGGCGCGATCGCGGTGAAAAAAGCGTTCGGTGACACCTACCAAGGTTTGCGGGAGTACGACGACACGCCGTCGGCTGTCGATGACTTCTTCAACGGCCGCGTGCAGGCTGTGGTGGCCGACAATGGCGTGCTTTCCCTCTACACCAAGACGGCTGCCGACAAAAAGTTCAAACTGGTAAAAGACGACTCGTTTGAAAAAGAATACTACGGCATTATGGTCAAAAAAGGGAACACCGAGCTGCTCGAAAAGCTGAACCAGGGTCTAAAAACGATCCAGGAAAACGGAACGCTTGACAACATCTACAAGCAGTACTTTACGGAGTAA